A section of the Virgibacillus sp. NKC19-3 genome encodes:
- a CDS encoding NAD-dependent succinate-semialdehyde dehydrogenase: MTKSIQVTNPATGELIREIPADTEEEIHQALKRGHEYFQEWRKVNAHERSRLLKAWSEKIQNNKETIAEVMTLESGKPIQESLGEVNYATSYIDWYAEEAKRLYGRTIPAASETKRIIVSKQPVGLVAAITPWNFPAAMMTRKAAPALAAGCTFIVKPAEETPLTTMKFIELAYEVGIPESAVQVVNGRGSDVGPLFTASDFVRKITFTGSTPVGKSLIKNSADTVKHVSMELGGHAPLIVAADADIDVAVDQTIASKFRNAGQTCICANRVIVHDSIAEEFAKKLTEKVKRLKVGNGLEKDTQVGPVINEKGYDKIVSQINDAIDQGAEVLCGNQYHADKEQGYFFVYPTVLQNVDVGMKIMHEETFGPVIPITLFKEIDKAVEIANSTPFGLAAYFFTNNYKVGAYLHDYLDFGVIGWNDGAPSAAHAPFGGMKESGLGREGGVEGIEPYLETKYLSVGL; the protein is encoded by the coding sequence ATGACGAAATCAATTCAAGTAACAAACCCTGCAACAGGTGAGCTCATACGGGAAATTCCAGCTGATACCGAAGAAGAGATTCATCAAGCATTAAAGCGAGGACATGAATATTTCCAAGAATGGCGAAAAGTGAATGCGCATGAGCGCTCTCGATTACTAAAAGCCTGGTCCGAAAAGATACAAAACAATAAAGAGACAATTGCAGAAGTGATGACGCTGGAAAGTGGCAAACCCATCCAAGAATCACTGGGTGAAGTTAATTACGCCACCAGTTATATAGATTGGTATGCGGAAGAGGCCAAACGCTTATATGGACGTACCATTCCAGCTGCTTCGGAAACCAAACGAATCATTGTTAGCAAGCAACCGGTGGGACTCGTTGCGGCGATTACACCATGGAACTTTCCCGCGGCGATGATGACGAGAAAGGCTGCGCCAGCTTTGGCCGCAGGCTGTACATTTATCGTTAAACCAGCAGAAGAAACGCCATTAACAACAATGAAATTCATTGAGCTTGCTTATGAAGTTGGAATTCCCGAATCTGCAGTACAGGTAGTAAATGGAAGGGGGAGCGATGTTGGTCCTCTATTTACAGCTAGTGATTTTGTCCGTAAGATTACGTTTACCGGTTCGACTCCTGTCGGAAAATCATTAATCAAAAATAGTGCCGATACCGTTAAGCATGTCTCGATGGAATTGGGAGGCCATGCTCCACTAATTGTAGCAGCAGATGCAGACATTGACGTTGCCGTAGATCAGACAATCGCTTCGAAATTTAGAAACGCCGGGCAGACCTGTATTTGCGCCAATCGTGTAATTGTCCATGACAGTATTGCAGAAGAATTTGCTAAAAAATTAACAGAAAAAGTCAAAAGATTAAAAGTAGGTAATGGGTTAGAAAAAGATACACAGGTAGGGCCAGTCATCAACGAAAAAGGGTATGATAAAATTGTTTCTCAAATCAATGACGCCATCGATCAAGGTGCGGAGGTTCTTTGTGGAAACCAATATCATGCGGATAAGGAACAAGGTTATTTCTTCGTATATCCAACCGTATTACAAAATGTGGATGTGGGTATGAAAATCATGCATGAGGAGACGTTTGGTCCAGTAATTCCAATTACCCTATTTAAGGAAATTGATAAAGCGGTAGAGATTGCAAATAGTACGCCCTTTGGTCTAGCAGCATATTTCTTTACAAATAATTATAAGGTAGGAGCTTACTTACACGACTATTTAGATTTTGGTGTTATTGGTTGGAATGACGGAGCACCATCTGCTGCCCATGCTCCTTTTGGGGGAATGAAGGAAAGCGGGCTTGGACGTGAAGGTGGTGTTGAGGGAATAGAACCTTATTTAGAGACGAAGTATTTGTCGGTTGGGTTGTAA
- a CDS encoding GNAT family N-acetyltransferase, with the protein MSEPTEQIVELTEQQQFLKVFPLINQLRTDLTENSFLELLEDMRSDGYKLFSIVKESEFISIAGFVLKVNFYNRKHVFVFDLVTDMQYRSQGYGTKLLNFIDDWAKLHEAKYVALESGIIRTEAHRLYEKELGYDKWCYSFRKKL; encoded by the coding sequence ATGAGTGAACCAACTGAACAGATAGTTGAGTTGACAGAACAACAACAATTTTTAAAAGTATTTCCCTTAATCAATCAATTGCGAACCGATTTAACAGAAAATAGTTTTTTAGAACTACTCGAAGATATGCGCAGTGACGGCTACAAATTATTTTCAATTGTTAAGGAAAGTGAATTTATCTCTATTGCTGGATTTGTACTTAAGGTGAATTTTTATAATAGAAAGCATGTATTTGTGTTTGATCTGGTTACTGATATGCAATACCGTTCACAAGGGTATGGAACTAAATTATTGAATTTTATTGATGATTGGGCTAAGTTACATGAAGCCAAGTATGTAGCCTTAGAATCTGGTATCATAAGAACGGAAGCACACCGCCTTTATGAAAAAGAATTAGGTTACGATAAATGGTGTTATTCATTTCGCAAAAAACTATAA
- the gabR gene encoding MocR-like transcriptional regulator GabR → MIFFKVNKNNKSTHIYQQIYHELKQGILEQRIPANEKLPAKRKLAQTLDVSINSVTNAYEQLIEEGYIYPMERKGYFVENITQFNHHNDTGNLKISNDLKEKELNREGWISLSHMTADISMFPFKEWVKSQNKAIKNHKEELSEISHPQGPYLVRQTIAHMIAVTRGVVCEAEQIVIGTGTQPLVRQLMQMQKNNTKIAVENPGYSRIYTLLKDMQFDVSAVPLDKKGVKVDSIESINPDFLFITPSHQFPTGIIMPISRRIELLNWAALSQNSYIIEDDYDSEFKYGTDNIPSLQSLDRNQRVIYSGTFSKTLLPSLRISYAVLPPDLLRAYRRHYEDWIQGSNSLGLFTLHYFIDSGEYAKHMKRMNHHYEIKRKNLIKELRLQFKEAIHIKDVPAGLHFLAQFKTEKSYEEIEAKARQEKLEIYTLRRFMLDDEPAETSTIELVIGFASIGNEEIAEAVDRLYRVVNFS, encoded by the coding sequence ATGATCTTTTTTAAAGTAAATAAAAACAATAAATCAACCCATATCTATCAACAGATCTATCATGAATTGAAACAAGGTATATTAGAACAAAGAATACCTGCAAATGAAAAATTGCCAGCAAAAAGAAAATTAGCTCAGACATTGGATGTCAGTATTAATTCTGTGACAAATGCCTATGAACAGTTGATTGAAGAGGGCTATATTTATCCCATGGAAAGAAAAGGGTACTTCGTTGAAAACATTACCCAATTTAACCATCATAATGACACGGGTAATTTGAAGATTTCAAATGACTTGAAGGAAAAGGAGCTGAATAGAGAAGGATGGATCTCCCTATCCCATATGACCGCTGATATTTCGATGTTTCCTTTTAAAGAATGGGTGAAAAGTCAAAACAAGGCAATAAAAAATCATAAAGAGGAGCTATCAGAGATTTCTCATCCCCAAGGCCCATATTTGGTAAGACAGACGATTGCGCACATGATCGCAGTAACTCGTGGCGTAGTATGTGAAGCCGAACAAATTGTTATTGGTACGGGAACTCAACCCTTAGTTCGACAGTTAATGCAAATGCAAAAAAACAATACAAAAATAGCCGTAGAAAACCCTGGATATTCTCGTATTTATACCTTACTAAAAGATATGCAATTTGATGTGTCTGCCGTACCATTGGATAAAAAAGGGGTAAAAGTAGATTCGATTGAATCCATCAATCCGGATTTTTTATTCATTACACCGTCCCACCAATTTCCAACTGGAATCATTATGCCAATTTCCCGGCGTATTGAACTTTTAAATTGGGCTGCACTTTCGCAGAATAGCTATATTATTGAGGATGATTATGACAGCGAATTTAAATATGGCACGGACAATATTCCATCATTACAAAGTCTAGATCGCAATCAACGCGTCATCTATAGTGGAACCTTTTCCAAAACCCTATTACCTAGTTTACGCATCAGTTATGCCGTTTTACCTCCTGATTTACTAAGAGCATATCGTCGTCATTATGAGGACTGGATACAAGGCAGTAATTCACTTGGTCTATTTACATTACACTATTTTATCGACAGCGGAGAATACGCCAAACACATGAAACGAATGAACCATCATTATGAAATAAAAAGGAAAAATCTAATAAAGGAACTTCGACTACAATTTAAAGAAGCTATTCATATAAAAGACGTACCTGCTGGCCTTCATTTTCTCGCACAATTTAAAACCGAAAAAAGTTACGAAGAAATCGAAGCAAAAGCAAGGCAGGAAAAACTTGAAATCTATACACTACGACGGTTCATGCTAGACGATGAACCTGCAGAAACAAGTACCATTGAGTTGGTGATCGGATTTGCAAGTATAGGAAATGAAGAGATTGCTGAGGCGGTGGATCGATTGTACCGGGTTGTTAACTTTAGCTGA
- the gabT gene encoding 4-aminobutyrate--2-oxoglutarate transaminase, with product MMTTLTNEILQNKRKKYVPRGVNNGNLAIADHALGATITDVDQYEWIDFAGAIGVLNVGHSHPKVTKAVQQQVEKFLHPGFNVMMYEGYIHLAEKLCQITPGLFDKQTLLLNSGAEAVENAIKASRKYTGRQAVVSFVRGFHGRTNMTMSMTSKVKPYKFGFGPFAPEVYQAPFPYLYHKPEALSEEAYVDETIEQFKAFFTATVAPENVACVVMEPIQGEGGFIIPPKKFVQFVRDFCVQHGIVFVADEIQTGFGRTGKLFGIEHFDVVPDLMTVSKSLAAGLPLSGVVGRTEILDAAAPGELGGTFAGNPVACAAALAVIDVIEEEDLVAKSEVLGQKIEAKLTELANKHDYVGDIRRLGSMVAVEIVENRVNKSPDKARTGAITSYANENGLLLLSAGVNGNVIRFLAPLVITDVELEKGLSILEEAFEL from the coding sequence ATAATGACAACGCTAACAAATGAAATTTTACAAAATAAACGAAAAAAATATGTGCCGCGTGGTGTAAACAATGGTAATTTAGCCATCGCTGATCATGCCTTAGGGGCTACGATTACGGATGTGGATCAGTATGAATGGATTGACTTCGCCGGGGCGATTGGTGTCTTGAATGTTGGGCACAGTCATCCAAAAGTGACAAAAGCAGTCCAGCAACAAGTGGAGAAGTTTTTGCACCCTGGTTTTAATGTGATGATGTATGAGGGTTATATTCATTTAGCTGAGAAATTATGCCAAATCACCCCAGGTCTTTTTGACAAACAAACCCTCTTACTTAATTCAGGTGCAGAAGCAGTGGAGAATGCAATCAAAGCTTCCCGCAAATATACGGGTAGGCAAGCAGTGGTTTCCTTTGTTCGTGGTTTTCATGGTAGAACGAATATGACCATGAGTATGACAAGTAAAGTGAAACCATATAAATTCGGATTTGGACCATTTGCCCCGGAAGTGTATCAGGCACCATTTCCCTATCTCTATCATAAGCCTGAAGCGTTATCTGAGGAAGCTTACGTGGATGAGACGATTGAGCAATTCAAAGCATTTTTCACAGCGACCGTAGCGCCGGAAAATGTTGCATGCGTTGTCATGGAGCCTATTCAAGGGGAAGGAGGATTTATTATTCCGCCTAAAAAGTTCGTACAATTTGTACGTGATTTCTGCGTGCAACATGGTATTGTTTTTGTTGCTGATGAGATACAAACAGGCTTTGGCCGAACAGGAAAATTATTTGGAATCGAACATTTTGACGTTGTTCCAGATCTCATGACCGTTTCGAAATCGCTAGCAGCCGGATTGCCTCTAAGTGGTGTGGTGGGCAGAACGGAAATATTAGATGCAGCTGCTCCCGGGGAATTAGGAGGAACCTTTGCTGGAAACCCGGTAGCATGTGCTGCTGCTCTAGCTGTTATTGATGTGATCGAAGAAGAAGATTTAGTAGCGAAATCAGAAGTACTAGGGCAAAAAATAGAAGCTAAATTAACAGAGTTGGCTAATAAACATGATTATGTTGGTGATATTCGTCGGCTAGGGTCTATGGTTGCGGTTGAAATTGTCGAAAACCGGGTGAATAAGTCTCCAGACAAAGCGAGAACGGGTGCCATAACAAGTTATGCAAATGAAAACGGGCTCCTGCTTCTATCTGCAGGCGTAAACGGAAATGTGATTCGTTTTCTGGCACCGTTAGTCATTACAGATGTGGAGTTGGAGAAAGGATTATCTATATTGGAAGAGGCATTTGAATTATAA
- a CDS encoding sodium:solute symporter family protein, whose translation MAVTIFVIILLLYVVVGGVVTRFVKSSDDFYVMGEKGSTLLIVGTLAATYLSATTLLGIAGQSYAEGPLVIAALGSFGAWLGTLLAVIYVGRKMKALGVKTMPDYFEKRFDNKWVSVVATLIMIIGLIGYGVTQFIGAGLVLSKVTNINFELLIILFTFALIVFTAFGGMYGVVITDTLMFFTMLAISVVIAPIIIGEAGFDQMKSLSETLPGYWTIAGTENRSIGWSISQFLVWILFFTCIPALVSRVFPANNDFVILKAAIIGVFFAPFMQLIVFIAAGGMQVLEPNITPTDNAMVVGFMEYTPPVVAGIGIAALMASIMSTASTLFVLVGFALSRDLYEKIFEKNLDEKQRLMAARIGQVIVAVIICIISILQPSAIYWISIYAGSIFAVGWLPTIVSSFEWKRMNSKAALTSMIIGVSTFVLFGELIRNGQLSVPEGIDELMIALCFSVGSLIIVAFMTKANSYELEYYNKMKQTNMAEQTINEFLKKPNGLAKIKKQYKQIVVTAVVVTMVSVVVWGYFFVNLGL comes from the coding sequence ATGGCTGTAACAATATTTGTTATAATTTTATTACTTTATGTTGTTGTCGGTGGGGTCGTAACTCGTTTTGTAAAAAGTAGTGATGACTTTTATGTGATGGGAGAAAAGGGGTCTACACTTCTCATCGTTGGCACATTAGCCGCAACTTATCTTAGTGCGACTACATTGTTAGGAATTGCAGGGCAATCCTATGCTGAAGGCCCATTAGTGATTGCTGCGCTAGGTTCATTTGGAGCCTGGCTAGGGACTCTTCTCGCGGTAATTTATGTAGGAAGAAAAATGAAGGCTCTAGGTGTTAAAACAATGCCGGATTATTTTGAAAAGAGATTTGATAATAAATGGGTTAGTGTTGTTGCTACGCTGATTATGATTATTGGGTTGATTGGATATGGAGTCACTCAGTTTATAGGAGCAGGGCTGGTCTTGAGTAAAGTGACAAATATTAATTTTGAGTTACTAATTATATTATTTACATTCGCGTTAATTGTATTTACTGCATTTGGTGGGATGTATGGGGTTGTTATTACTGATACCTTAATGTTTTTTACAATGTTGGCTATTTCTGTGGTCATTGCTCCGATTATTATAGGCGAAGCTGGGTTTGATCAAATGAAAAGCTTATCAGAGACATTACCGGGTTATTGGACAATTGCTGGAACAGAAAATCGCTCTATCGGCTGGTCGATTTCACAATTTTTAGTTTGGATTTTATTTTTTACTTGTATACCAGCGCTTGTTTCTCGTGTATTTCCCGCGAACAATGATTTTGTTATCTTAAAAGCGGCAATAATTGGTGTGTTTTTCGCCCCTTTTATGCAATTAATTGTGTTTATCGCAGCAGGTGGTATGCAAGTTCTTGAGCCGAATATTACACCAACAGATAATGCGATGGTTGTTGGGTTCATGGAATATACTCCACCAGTAGTAGCTGGAATTGGGATTGCTGCTTTAATGGCATCTATTATGTCGACGGCATCTACCTTGTTTGTGTTAGTTGGATTTGCACTTTCGCGTGACCTATATGAGAAAATATTTGAAAAAAACCTAGATGAAAAACAAAGACTTATGGCAGCTCGTATAGGACAAGTTATTGTTGCTGTTATTATCTGTATTATTTCCATTTTACAACCATCGGCTATTTACTGGATTTCGATTTATGCAGGTTCTATATTTGCAGTAGGTTGGTTGCCAACAATAGTATCTTCTTTTGAATGGAAGCGAATGAACTCAAAGGCAGCATTAACAAGTATGATAATAGGTGTTTCAACTTTTGTGTTATTTGGAGAACTTATAAGAAATGGGCAATTATCGGTTCCTGAAGGAATTGATGAGCTTATGATTGCTCTTTGTTTCTCCGTTGGATCCTTAATTATTGTAGCTTTTATGACTAAGGCAAATTCATATGAGCTAGAATATTACAATAAAATGAAACAAACTAATATGGCAGAACAAACCATTAATGAGTTTTTGAAAAAACCTAATGGCCTGGCAAAAATCAAAAAGCAATATAAGCAAATTGTTGTAACTGCAGTTGTGGTTACGATGGTTTCAGTTGTTGTATGGGGATACTTCTTTGTCAATTTAGGTTTATAA